The following proteins are encoded in a genomic region of Oncorhynchus gorbuscha isolate QuinsamMale2020 ecotype Even-year linkage group LG11, OgorEven_v1.0, whole genome shotgun sequence:
- the nkx6.1 gene encoding homeobox protein Nkx-6.1: MLAVGQMDGSRQSAFLLSTPPLAALHSMAEMKTPLYPAYPLSSTGPASSTSPTATSPNPGGIPVSSPGIKPSSGMSSLGSPHQCSALGTPHGINDILSRPSILTPGAAAAVAASSSAGILSGMPRFSSLSPPPPHGLYFSPSAAAVAVARYPKPLTDLPGRTPIFWPGVMQSPHWRDARFACSPHQNSVLLDKDGKRKHTRPTFSGQQIFALEKTFEQTKYLAGPERARLAYSLGMTESQVKVWFQNRRTKWRKRHAAEMASAKKKQDSETERLKGASENEDDDDDYNKPLDPNSDDEKITQLLKKHKPNSSLLIHTSENDSS, translated from the exons ATGTTAGCCGTGGGGCAGATGGACGGGTCCAGACAGAGCGCTTTCCTCTTAAGCACCCCACCTTTAGCAGCTCTGCATAGCATGGCGGAGATGAAGACCCCACTCTACCCAGCCTACCCGTTATCTTCCACCGGGCCGGCCTCTTCTACCTCACCTACTGCCACCTCTCCAAACCCCGGTGGCATCCCGGTGTCCTCACCGGGGATCAAACCATCCTCCGGAATGTCATCTCTCGGATCCCCCCATCAATGCAGCGCGCTAGGAACACCTCATGGAATAAACGACATCCTCAGTCGTCCCTCGATCCTTACCCCAGGAGCTGCTGCTGCCGTTGCTGCGTCCTCTTCTGCCGGAATCTTGTCCGGAATGCCCCGCTTCAGTAGCTTGAGCCCCCCGCCACCCCATGGGCTCTACTTCAGCCCCAGCGCTGCAGCAGTGGCAGTGGCTCGCTACCCCAAGCCGTTGACAGACCTTCCAGGCAGGACCCCGATATTCTGGCCAGGAGTCATGCAAAGCCCACACTGGAGAGACGCCAGATTCGCATGTTCACCCC ATCAGAATTCTGTACTGCTCGACAAAGATGGAAAAAGAAAACATACACGTCCCACCTTCTCTGGACAACAAATATTTGCCCTGGAAAAGACTTTTGAACAAACGAAATACCTCGCTGGGCCAGAGCGAGCACGACTGGCCTACTCGTTGGGAATGACAGAGAGCCAAGTGAAG GTGTGGTTTCAAAACCGAAGAACTAAATGGAGAAAACGGCACGCGGCTGAGATGGCTTCGGCAAAGAAGAAGCAGGATTCTGAGACCGAGAGGCTGAAAGGGGCTTCGGAGAacgaagatgatgatgatgattataacAAGCCGTTGGACCCTAACTCAGACGACGAGAAAATAACACAACTACTGAAAAAACACAAACCAAACTCCTCACTCCTTATTCATACGTCAGAAAACGACAGTTCGTAG